From a single Miscanthus floridulus cultivar M001 chromosome 8, ASM1932011v1, whole genome shotgun sequence genomic region:
- the LOC136477254 gene encoding probable phospholipid-transporting ATPase 8 isoform X1, protein MPVDTDERPLVELASASAAAATAAATTPTASTSTSSAAAPFPAPATPGFSRLVRCNAPASSLPGTDAGAGAQQPAYPGNAISTTKYTPASFVPKSLFEQFRRAANCFFLVVACVSFSPIAPYRAVSVLLPLVVVVSAAMAKEAVEDWRRKQQDIEVNNRKVEVFDGIQSFHEIEWKKLRVGDIVKVKKDEFFPADLLFLSSSSDYGLCYVETMNLDGETNLKRKQALEVTMGLNDDPVFHSFKAFIRCEDPNEKLYSFLGTLCYNGQQYSLSPEQVLLRDSKLRNTMYIYGTVIFTGHDTKVMQNAMEPPSKRSSVERRMDKIIYLLFVILFAIATFGSIVFGMKTKHEISPGNYAWYLRPDQANIFFDPNNASFAAFCHFLTSLMLYVCLVPISLYISIEIVKVLQSTFINQDQNMYCAESDKPARARTSNLNEELGQVHTILSDKTGTLTCNSMEFLKCSIAGVAYGNRRTEVETCYGEIAETTDNFGHKDTAEFKRSVKGFNFTDSHLMNGRWAKECSRDAIEMFFRVLAVCHTAIPVADRNSAGMPYEAESPDEGALVTAAREFGFEFYHRTQTTISVHEYDPVVGGKVDRTFKLLNILEFSSARKRMSVIVRTEEGRLFLFCKGADSVIFERLSKDNGTACLTKTKCHIDEYSEAGLRTLALAYRELTEEQYVVWNQEYSSAKNSVHTDHDAAVEKASEDIEKDLVLLGATAVEDRLQNGVPECIYKLAQAGIKIWILTGDKLETAVNIGYACNLLRKEMEDIFITLENSSTNASEGSSGEGNRMSAFEEIDRKLQDARGKISQKGTSTSFALIINGNALTHALTGSLKNSFLDLAVNCASVLCCRVSPKQKALVTRLVKIRTSKTTLAIGDGANDVGMLQEADIGVGISGAEGMQAVMASDFAIAQFRFLERLLLVHGHWCYRRIAAMICYFFFKNITFGFTLFWFEAHAMFSAQPAYNDWFISFYNVAFTSLPVIALGVFDKDVSSRVCLEVPSLHQDGVNNVFFSWSRILSWMLNGMCCSIIIYFGSLNVILVQAVRQDGRVAGFDILGVTMYSCVVWTVNCQLALYISYFTWIQHFVIWGSILIWYTFLVIYGLFSPAISTTAYHVFVEACAPSPLYWLSTLMIVVTALIPFFVYKISRTLYYPQYHDQVQRANSKNW, encoded by the exons atgcccgTGGACACCGACGAGCGCCCCCTCGTCGAgctcgcctccgcctccgccgccgccgccaccgcggccGCCACTACTCccaccgcctccacctccacctcctccgccgccgccccctTCCCCGCCCCTGCCACGCCGGGGTTCTCCCGCTTGGTCCGCTGCAACGCCCCCGCTTCCTCGCTCCCGGGCACCGATGCCGGCGCCGGCGCGCAGCAGCCGGCGTACCCGGGGAACGCGATCTCGACGACCAAGTACACGCCCGCGAGCTTCGTGCCCAAGTCGCTCTTCGAGCAGTTCCGCCGCGCCGCCAACTGCTTCTTCCTCGTCGTCGCCTGCGTCTCCTTCAGCCCGATCGCGCCCTACCGCGCCGTCTCCGTCCTGCTCccgctcgtcgtcgtcgtcagcgccgccatggccaaggaGGCCGTCGAGGACTGGCGCCGGAAGCAGCAG GACATAGAAGTGAACAATAGGAAGGTTGAGGTGTTTGATGGGATCCAATCATTTCATGAGATAGAGTGGAAGAAGCTTCGAGTTGGCGATATAGTTAAAGTTAAAAAGGATGAGTTCTTCCCTGCTGATCTTCTTTTCCTTTCGTCTAGCTCTGATTATGGATTATGCTATGTGGAGACGATGAATCTTGATGGTGAGACAAACTTGAAGCGGAAACAGGCATTAGAGGTGACTATGGGCTTGAATGATGACCCGGTTTTCCATAGTTTCAAGGCTTTCATTCGATGTGAGGATCCAAATGAGAAACTGTATTCTTTCTTAGGAACTCTGTGCTACAATGGGCAGCAATATTCTCTGTCTCCGGAACAGGTCCTGCTAAGGGACTCAAAACTTCGTAATACAATGTATATATATGGCACCGTAATATTTACGGGACATGATACAAAGGTGATGCAAAATGCAATGGAGCCACCGTCAAAGAGGAGTTCAGTTGAACGAAGAATGGATAAAATAATATATCTCCTTTTTGTGATTCTCTTTGCTATTGCAACGTTTGGGTCAATTGTGTTTGGGATGAAAACAAAGCATGAGATAAGTCCAGGAAACTATGCATGGTACCTCAGACCAGATCAAGCAAATATATTCTTTGATCCAAACAATGCATCATTTGCAGCCTTCTGCCATTTTCTCACAAGCCTGATGCTGTATGTGTGCTTGGTGCCTATTTCATTGTATATATCGATAGAAATTGTCAAGGTGTTACAGAGCACATTCATAAATCAAGACCAGAATATGTATTGTGCAGAGTCTGATAAACCTGCAAGAGCTCGCACTTCAAATTTGAATGAAGAACTTGGTCAAGTTCATACTATACTGTCTGACAAAACAGGGACATTAACAtgcaattcaatggagttcttgAAATGTTCTATTGCTGGTGTTGCTTATGGAAATAGGCGTACAGAAGTGGAGACGTGTTATGGAGAAATAGCTGAAACTACTGACAATTTTGGGCACAAGGACACTGCTGAATTCAAGAGATCAGTCAAGGGATTCAATTTCACTGATAGTCATTTGATGAATGGAAGATGGGCCAAAGAATGTTCTAGGGATGCTATAGAAATGTTTTTCCGAGTGTTAGCTGTTTGCCATACTGCAATTCCTGTGGCAGATAGAAATTCTGCTGGTATGCCTTACGAAGCTGAGTCTCCTGATGAAGGAGCTCTTGTTACAGCTGCAAGAGAGTTTGGTTTTGAATTTTATCATAGGACACAAACGACTATATCAGTGCATGAGTATGATCCTGTGGTTGGTGGAAAGGTGGATAG AACATTTAAACTACTCAACATCTTAGAGTTCAGCAGTGCTCGTAAGCGTATGTCTGTTATTGTGAGGACAGAAGAGGGTCGACTATTTCTCTTCTGCAAAGGAGCTGACAG TGTAATATTTGAAAGGCTCTCCAAGGATAATGGAACAGCTTGTCTGACTAAAACGAAGTGTCACATTGATGAGTATTCTGAGGCAGGTCTCCGGACCCTGGCACTTGCATATCGTGAACTTACTGAAGAACAATACGTTGTATGGAATCAGGAGTACTCGTCTGCCAAGAATTCTGTACATACTGATCATGATGCAGCTGTTGAGAAGGCATCAGAAGACATTGAGAAGGATTTGGTTCTCTTGGGTGCTACTGCTGTAGAGGATAGATTGCAAAATGGG GTCCCTGAGTGTATTTACAAACTTGCACAAGCTGGAATTAAGATCTGGATTTTAACTGGAGACAAGTTGGAGACAGCTGTAAACATAGG TTACGCTTGTAACCTATTGAGGAAAGAGATGGAGGACATTTTTATCACACTGGAGAACTCAAGTACAAATGCTTCAGAGGGGTCCAGTGGAGAAGGAAACAGAATG TCTGCGTTTGAAGAAATTGATAGGAAATTACAAGATGCTAGAGGAAAGATTTCCCAAAAAGGAACCTCAACTTCATTTGCTCTTATCATTAATGGCAATGCTCTGACACATGCTCTCACGGGCAGCCTTAAGAACTCATTTCTGGATCTAGCAGTTAACTGTGCATCTGTTTTATGTTGTCGGGTTTCACCAAAACAAAAGGCACTG GTCACCAGGTTGGTTAAAATTAGGACAAGTAAAACTACTTTAGCTATTGGTGATGGAGCAAATGATGTTGGTATGCTACAAGAGGCTGACATTGGGGTTGGAATAAGTGGCGCTGAAGGAATGCAG GCTGTTATGGCGAGTGACTTTGCAATAGCACAGTTTCGTTTCTTAGAGCGATTACTTCTTGTGCATGGTCATTGGTGTTATCGTCGGATTGCAGCTATG ATATGCTATTTTTTCTTCAAGAACATCACATTTGGCTTTACACTTTTCTGGTTTGAGGCTCATGCTATGTTCTCAGCACAACCTGCGTATAATGATTGGTTCATATCTTTCTATAACGTTGCCTTCACATCTCTTCCTGTCATCGCCCTCGGTGTTTTTGACAAGGATGTCTCTTCCCGTGTTTGTCTTGAG GTCCCTTCATTACATCAAGATGGTGTTAATAATGTGTTCTTCAGTTGGTCTCGAATACTCAGTTGGATGTTAAATGGGATGTGCTGTTCAATAATTATTTACTTTGGTTCCCTCAACGTTATTCTAGTTCAGGCTGTCCGACAGGATGGTCGCGTTGCTGGGTTTGACATTCTTGGGGTGACCATGTACAGTTGTGTAGTGTGGACTGTGAACTGCCAGCTAGCTCTCtacatcagctacttcacctggATACAGCATTTTGTCATCTGGGGCAGCATACTGATCTGGTACACTTTCCTGGTCATCTATGGACTATTTTCCCCAGCAATATCAACCACTGCATATCATGTTTTTGTGGAAGCTTGTGCACCTAGCCCTTTGTACTGGTTATCTACTCTAATGATTGTGGTGACAGCCTTGATCCCATTCTTTGTCTATAAAATATCGAGAACATTGTATTACCCACAGTATCATGATCAAGTTCAGAGGGCTAACTCAAAGAATTGGTAG
- the LOC136477254 gene encoding probable phospholipid-transporting ATPase 8 isoform X2, giving the protein MPAPARSSRRTRGTRSRRPSTRPRASCPSRSSSSSAAPPTASSSSSPASPSARSRPTAPSPSCSRSSSSSAPPWPRRPSRTGAGSSSSDYGLCYVETMNLDGETNLKRKQALEVTMGLNDDPVFHSFKAFIRCEDPNEKLYSFLGTLCYNGQQYSLSPEQVLLRDSKLRNTMYIYGTVIFTGHDTKVMQNAMEPPSKRSSVERRMDKIIYLLFVILFAIATFGSIVFGMKTKHEISPGNYAWYLRPDQANIFFDPNNASFAAFCHFLTSLMLYVCLVPISLYISIEIVKVLQSTFINQDQNMYCAESDKPARARTSNLNEELGQVHTILSDKTGTLTCNSMEFLKCSIAGVAYGNRRTEVETCYGEIAETTDNFGHKDTAEFKRSVKGFNFTDSHLMNGRWAKECSRDAIEMFFRVLAVCHTAIPVADRNSAGMPYEAESPDEGALVTAAREFGFEFYHRTQTTISVHEYDPVVGGKVDRTFKLLNILEFSSARKRMSVIVRTEEGRLFLFCKGADSVIFERLSKDNGTACLTKTKCHIDEYSEAGLRTLALAYRELTEEQYVVWNQEYSSAKNSVHTDHDAAVEKASEDIEKDLVLLGATAVEDRLQNGVPECIYKLAQAGIKIWILTGDKLETAVNIGYACNLLRKEMEDIFITLENSSTNASEGSSGEGNRMSAFEEIDRKLQDARGKISQKGTSTSFALIINGNALTHALTGSLKNSFLDLAVNCASVLCCRVSPKQKALVTRLVKIRTSKTTLAIGDGANDVGMLQEADIGVGISGAEGMQAVMASDFAIAQFRFLERLLLVHGHWCYRRIAAMICYFFFKNITFGFTLFWFEAHAMFSAQPAYNDWFISFYNVAFTSLPVIALGVFDKDVSSRVCLEVPSLHQDGVNNVFFSWSRILSWMLNGMCCSIIIYFGSLNVILVQAVRQDGRVAGFDILGVTMYSCVVWTVNCQLALYISYFTWIQHFVIWGSILIWYTFLVIYGLFSPAISTTAYHVFVEACAPSPLYWLSTLMIVVTALIPFFVYKISRTLYYPQYHDQVQRANSKNW; this is encoded by the exons ATGCCGGCGCCGGCGCGCAGCAGCCGGCGTACCCGGGGAACGCGATCTCGACGACCAAGTACACGCCCGCGAGCTTCGTGCCCAAGTCGCTCTTCGAGCAGTTCCGCCGCGCCGCCAACTGCTTCTTCCTCGTCGTCGCCTGCGTCTCCTTCAGCCCGATCGCGCCCTACCGCGCCGTCTCCGTCCTGCTCccgctcgtcgtcgtcgtcagcgccgccatggccaaggaGGCCGTCGAGGACTGGCGCCGGAAGCAGCAG CTCTGATTATGGATTATGCTATGTGGAGACGATGAATCTTGATGGTGAGACAAACTTGAAGCGGAAACAGGCATTAGAGGTGACTATGGGCTTGAATGATGACCCGGTTTTCCATAGTTTCAAGGCTTTCATTCGATGTGAGGATCCAAATGAGAAACTGTATTCTTTCTTAGGAACTCTGTGCTACAATGGGCAGCAATATTCTCTGTCTCCGGAACAGGTCCTGCTAAGGGACTCAAAACTTCGTAATACAATGTATATATATGGCACCGTAATATTTACGGGACATGATACAAAGGTGATGCAAAATGCAATGGAGCCACCGTCAAAGAGGAGTTCAGTTGAACGAAGAATGGATAAAATAATATATCTCCTTTTTGTGATTCTCTTTGCTATTGCAACGTTTGGGTCAATTGTGTTTGGGATGAAAACAAAGCATGAGATAAGTCCAGGAAACTATGCATGGTACCTCAGACCAGATCAAGCAAATATATTCTTTGATCCAAACAATGCATCATTTGCAGCCTTCTGCCATTTTCTCACAAGCCTGATGCTGTATGTGTGCTTGGTGCCTATTTCATTGTATATATCGATAGAAATTGTCAAGGTGTTACAGAGCACATTCATAAATCAAGACCAGAATATGTATTGTGCAGAGTCTGATAAACCTGCAAGAGCTCGCACTTCAAATTTGAATGAAGAACTTGGTCAAGTTCATACTATACTGTCTGACAAAACAGGGACATTAACAtgcaattcaatggagttcttgAAATGTTCTATTGCTGGTGTTGCTTATGGAAATAGGCGTACAGAAGTGGAGACGTGTTATGGAGAAATAGCTGAAACTACTGACAATTTTGGGCACAAGGACACTGCTGAATTCAAGAGATCAGTCAAGGGATTCAATTTCACTGATAGTCATTTGATGAATGGAAGATGGGCCAAAGAATGTTCTAGGGATGCTATAGAAATGTTTTTCCGAGTGTTAGCTGTTTGCCATACTGCAATTCCTGTGGCAGATAGAAATTCTGCTGGTATGCCTTACGAAGCTGAGTCTCCTGATGAAGGAGCTCTTGTTACAGCTGCAAGAGAGTTTGGTTTTGAATTTTATCATAGGACACAAACGACTATATCAGTGCATGAGTATGATCCTGTGGTTGGTGGAAAGGTGGATAG AACATTTAAACTACTCAACATCTTAGAGTTCAGCAGTGCTCGTAAGCGTATGTCTGTTATTGTGAGGACAGAAGAGGGTCGACTATTTCTCTTCTGCAAAGGAGCTGACAG TGTAATATTTGAAAGGCTCTCCAAGGATAATGGAACAGCTTGTCTGACTAAAACGAAGTGTCACATTGATGAGTATTCTGAGGCAGGTCTCCGGACCCTGGCACTTGCATATCGTGAACTTACTGAAGAACAATACGTTGTATGGAATCAGGAGTACTCGTCTGCCAAGAATTCTGTACATACTGATCATGATGCAGCTGTTGAGAAGGCATCAGAAGACATTGAGAAGGATTTGGTTCTCTTGGGTGCTACTGCTGTAGAGGATAGATTGCAAAATGGG GTCCCTGAGTGTATTTACAAACTTGCACAAGCTGGAATTAAGATCTGGATTTTAACTGGAGACAAGTTGGAGACAGCTGTAAACATAGG TTACGCTTGTAACCTATTGAGGAAAGAGATGGAGGACATTTTTATCACACTGGAGAACTCAAGTACAAATGCTTCAGAGGGGTCCAGTGGAGAAGGAAACAGAATG TCTGCGTTTGAAGAAATTGATAGGAAATTACAAGATGCTAGAGGAAAGATTTCCCAAAAAGGAACCTCAACTTCATTTGCTCTTATCATTAATGGCAATGCTCTGACACATGCTCTCACGGGCAGCCTTAAGAACTCATTTCTGGATCTAGCAGTTAACTGTGCATCTGTTTTATGTTGTCGGGTTTCACCAAAACAAAAGGCACTG GTCACCAGGTTGGTTAAAATTAGGACAAGTAAAACTACTTTAGCTATTGGTGATGGAGCAAATGATGTTGGTATGCTACAAGAGGCTGACATTGGGGTTGGAATAAGTGGCGCTGAAGGAATGCAG GCTGTTATGGCGAGTGACTTTGCAATAGCACAGTTTCGTTTCTTAGAGCGATTACTTCTTGTGCATGGTCATTGGTGTTATCGTCGGATTGCAGCTATG ATATGCTATTTTTTCTTCAAGAACATCACATTTGGCTTTACACTTTTCTGGTTTGAGGCTCATGCTATGTTCTCAGCACAACCTGCGTATAATGATTGGTTCATATCTTTCTATAACGTTGCCTTCACATCTCTTCCTGTCATCGCCCTCGGTGTTTTTGACAAGGATGTCTCTTCCCGTGTTTGTCTTGAG GTCCCTTCATTACATCAAGATGGTGTTAATAATGTGTTCTTCAGTTGGTCTCGAATACTCAGTTGGATGTTAAATGGGATGTGCTGTTCAATAATTATTTACTTTGGTTCCCTCAACGTTATTCTAGTTCAGGCTGTCCGACAGGATGGTCGCGTTGCTGGGTTTGACATTCTTGGGGTGACCATGTACAGTTGTGTAGTGTGGACTGTGAACTGCCAGCTAGCTCTCtacatcagctacttcacctggATACAGCATTTTGTCATCTGGGGCAGCATACTGATCTGGTACACTTTCCTGGTCATCTATGGACTATTTTCCCCAGCAATATCAACCACTGCATATCATGTTTTTGTGGAAGCTTGTGCACCTAGCCCTTTGTACTGGTTATCTACTCTAATGATTGTGGTGACAGCCTTGATCCCATTCTTTGTCTATAAAATATCGAGAACATTGTATTACCCACAGTATCATGATCAAGTTCAGAGGGCTAACTCAAAGAATTGGTAG